A single region of the Deinococcus sp. Leaf326 genome encodes:
- a CDS encoding transposase, which yields MSGRKRHLLVDTLGLVMAIKVHEADIQDRMGAILLLRDLPNVFPRMGYLWADAGYTGKLAGEIXTHLGWTMEIVKHVPVGGCGVHRETRWRDQXASGLDHGDRQTPLVGLAGYLGTKRCTSTTRGGAERICRPEAPLGGGADVRLAGEIQTHGEGXRSPG from the coding sequence GTGAGTGGTCGGAAACGTCACCTGCTCGTCGACACCTTAGGGCTGGTCATGGCGATCAAGGTCCACGAGGCGGACATCCAGGACCGCATGGGCGCGATTCTTCTCCTGCGAGATCTCCCCAATGTCTTTCCTCGGATGGGGTACCTGTGGGCGGATGCGGGGTACACCGGGAAACTCGCTGGAGAGATCAASACGCATCTGGGCTGGACCATGGAGATCGTCAAACACGTACCTGTGGGCGGATGCGGGGTACACCGGGAAACTCGCTGGAGAGATCAASACGCATCTGGGCTGGACCATGGAGATCGTCAAACACCCTTGGTCGGGTTGGCAGGGTACYTGGGCACCAAAAGATGCACCTCCACAACACGTGGAGGTGCCGAAAGGATTTGTCGTCCTGAAGCGCCGTTGGGTGGTGGAGCGGACGTTCGCCTGGCTGGGGAAATCCAGACGCATGGCGAGGGACKACGAAGCCCTGGTTGA